One Cellulomonas sp. WB94 genomic window, AGGGTGGGCTGCTCCGGCGGCGCGGCGAGACCCTCGTCGTGCCCACGTCCGACGTCACGGGGCTCGCCCACGGCGGCCACGCGCAGGGCGCCGCACTCCTGCTCGCGTCGTACGAGGACCTCAAGCCCGCCGACCTCGCCGACGTCCTGCACGACATGTCCACGACGCGCCGGCTCCAGGTCGCGAGCGCGCTGGACAACGAGCGACTCGCGGACATCCTCGAGGAGCTCCCCGAGGACGACCAGGTCGCGATCCTCTCGGGACTCGAGCGGGGCCGCGCCGCCGACGTGCTCGAGGCGATGCAGCCCGACGACGCCGCCGACCTCCTCGGCGAGCTCACGGACGAGCAGGCCGCCGAGCTCCTCGGACTCATGGAGCCCGAGGAGGCGCGCGACGTCCGACGCCTCCTCGCCTACGAGGACAACACCGCGGGCGGGCTCATGACGACCGAGCCGGTCATCCTCGGCCCCGAGACCTCGATCGCCACGGCGCTCGCGCACGTGCGCCGGCAGGACCTCGCACCGGCGCTCGCGTCGATGGTCTTCGTCGCCCGCCAGCCGCTCGAGACCCCGACCGGGCGGTTCCTCGGCGTCGTCCACCTCCAGCGCATGCTTCGCGAGGCGCCGCACGAGTCCATCGGCGCGATCATGGACTCCGACATCGACGCAGTGACGGCCGAGGCCCCGCTCCTGCAGGTCACGCGCCTGCTCGCGACCTACAACCTGCTCGCCGTCCCGGTCGTGGACGGCGAGAAGCGGCTGCTCGGCGCGGTCAGCGTCGACGACGTGCTCGACCATCTGCTGCCCGAGGACTGGCGCGGGCTCGACGACGAGCCGCCGGCCGCGGCTGCGACACAGGGACCGACCCCCGACGACGGACGAACCGGAGGCACTCGTGGCTGAGCGTCTCGACACCCCGAAGGAGAACCGGCGGACCCTGCTGCCGAAGGTCCAGGTCGACCAGGACGCGTTCGGCAAGATCGCGGAGGGCATCGCGCGGTTCATGGGGACGCCGCGGTTCCTCGCCTACATGACGGTGTTCGTCGTGGTGTGGCTCGGCTGGAACTCCGTCGGCCCGATCGCCCTGCGGTTCGACTCGAAGCTCTACGGCTTCACCCTGCTCACGCTCATGCTCTCGCTCCAGGCGTCGTACTCCGCACCGCTCATCCTGCTCGCGCAGAACCGCCAGGTGGACCGCGACCGGGTCGCGGCCGAGCAGGACCGGCAGGGCGCCGAGCGCAACCTCGCCGACACCGAGTTCCTCGCCCGCGAGATCGCCGCGCTGCGCATCGCGTTGTCCGAGGTCGCGACGCGCGACTTCGTCCGCGGCGAGCTCCGCGACCTCCTCGAGGAGCTGGCCGCTGAGCGGGCCAACGGCGGCGACACCGACCGGGCCTCCGGCACCGAGACGAGGCCCGGGTCGCCGTCGGCGTGACCGCGGGGGCGAACGGCCCACCGACAGGCTGACGGCTCGACCTACGATGGTCCCCATGTCCGCCCTTACCGACCCCGCCCAGCTCGCCGACGCCGTCCGCGCCACCCTCGTCGGCGTCATCGACCCGGAGATCCGTCGCCCGATCACCGACCTCGGGATGGTCCGTTCGGTCGAGGTGACCCCCGGCGGCGCCGTCGACGGCGGCCCGCTCGTCACGGTCGGCCTCGACCTGACGACGCAGGGCTGCCCGCTCAAGGACACCCTCACGAAGGACATCACGGCGGCCGCCCGCACGGTCGAGGGCGTCACCGACGTGCGGGTCGCGATGGGCGTGATGTCCCCCGAGCAGCGCACCGAGCTGCGCACGATGCTGCGCGGCGGCTCCCCCGAGCCCGTCATCCCGTTCTCCTTGCCGACCTCGCTGACGAAGGTGTACGCGATCGCGTCCGGCAAGGGCGGCGTGGGCAAGTCGTCGGTGACGGCCAACCTCGCGTGCGCCATGGCAGCCGACGGGCTGCGGGTGGGGATCGTCGACGCCGACATCTACGGCTTCTCGATCCCCCGCATGCTCGGCGTGACGCGTCCGCCGACGAAGGTCGACGACATGCTCCTGCCGCCGATCGCCTACGACGTCAAGGTCGTGTCGATCGGCATGTTCGTGCCGGCCGGGCAGCCCGTCGTGTGGCGCGGCCCGATGCTGCACCGCGCGCTGCAGCAGTTCCTGGCGGACGTGTTCTGGGGCGACCTCGACGTGCTCCTGCTGGACCTTCCCCCCGGAACGGGCGACATCGCGATCTCGGTCGCGCAGCTGCTCCCCTCCTCCGAGCTCCTCGTCGTGACGACCCCGCAGGTCGCGGCGGCCGAGGTCGCCGAGCGGGCCGGGTCGGTCGCGCTGCAGACGCGTCAGCACGTCGTCGGCGTGCTGGAGAACATGTCGTGGCTCGTGCAGCCCGACGGGTCGCGCCTCGAGCTGTTCGGCTCGGGCGGGGGTGCCGTCGTCGCGGAGAACCTGTCGCGCGCCATGGGGGCACCCGTCCCGCTGCTCGGCCAGGTCCCGCTGGACATGGCGCTGCGTGAGGCGGGCGACGAGGGCATGCCGATCGTGCTCGCGGACCCCGACTCCCCGAGCGCCGTCGTGCTCCGCTCGGTCGCGCGGACGCTCGCGGCCCGGTCGCGCGGTCTGGCCGGTCGGTCGCTCGGGCTCTCCCCCGTCGCGCACTGAGCGATCGCCCGAGGAGACGCCGCCCGCTGAGGCGCCTCAGCTGATCGGTCTCGCACGGGTCGACGCCCCCGCGACGCGCCTGTTGGTTCCTGTTCGACTGTGGTGAATACTGTCCACATGCTCGCGCCGCAGCGCCAGGACCGGATCCTGGCCCAGATCCGTGCGCTCGGCGCCGTGCGCGTCACGGACCTCGTCGACGAGCTGGACGTCTCCGACATGACGGTCCGGCGCGACATCGCCGAGCTCGCGCGCGCCGGGCTCGTCCGACGCGTCCACGGCGGTGCGGTGACGCCCGAGCCCCCGGCCCGCTCGACGCACGAGCCCGGCTTCGAGACCAAGCGCACCTGGGCCGCGGCCGAGAAGGCGGCTATCGCCCGCGAGGCGCTCGCGACGATCGAGCCCGGGCAGGCGATCGCCCTCTCGGCCGGCACGACGACCCACCTGCTGGCCGAGCTCATCGCCGCCGACCTCACGCTGCGACCGCTGACGGTCGTGACGAACTCTCTCCCCGTGGCCGACGCCCTGCATCACGCGGCCGACTCGTCCGGCCACTCCGCGCTCGAGGTCATCCTCACGGGCGGGGTCCGGACGCCGTCGGACGCGCTCGTCGGGCCGGTCGCGGACGCCGCGATCGAGCGGCTGCGCGTCGACCGCGTGTTCCTCGGGGTGCACGGTCTCGACCGGCACGGCGCGACGACCCCGAACCTGCTCGAGGCCGCGACCGACCAGGCCCTGGTCGCGAGCGCAGCCCGGCTCACCGTGCTCGCCGACCACACCAAGTGGGGTGTCGTCGGGCTGGCCCGGATCGCCTCGCTCGACGAGATCGACCTCCTCCTCAGCGACGACGGGCTCCCCATGGACGCCCGCACGGTCCTCGAGGACACCGTCGGACAGCTTCTGCTCGCCACCACCCCCGCCATGCCCACCGCATCCACCCCGCCCAGCCCCGAGGACCTCTGATGACCGATCCCGCCCGCCTCGCCCGGGTCCGCCGCACCGCGACCCACCTGGCCGACGGCCGCGAGCTCATCTACTTCGACGACTCCGAGCCGTACGTCTCCGGCGGTGCGACGCGGCGGCTCGACGACCCGCGCCCGCTCGGCGACCGGTTCGAGGCGGCGACGTCGGGCGACGCCGGCGGCGCGGCAGCCCCGGTGCAGGGCCCGGAGATGCGGCGCGACCCGCTGACGGGCGACTGGATCCCCATGGCGTCGCACCGCATGAACCGCACGTTCCTGCCGGCCGCCGACTCGTGCCCGCTGTGCCCGGCACGCCCCGACGCCGAGTACTCGGACGGCGAGGTGCCCGACACCGACTACGACGTCGCCGTCTTCGAGAACCGGTTCCCCGCCCTCATGCGCATCCCCGGCGTCACGCTCGACGACGGCTGGCGCGTCGACGACGATCCGCTGTGGCCGGCGCTGCCCGCGGCGGGCCGCTGCGAGGTCGTGTGCTTCAGCTCGGACCACACGAGCTCGTTCGCGGACCTCACCTCGGCGCGCGTCCGGACGATCATCGAGGCCTGGGCGGACCGCACCACGGAGCTGTCCGCGCTGCCGGGGATCGAGCAGGTCTTCTGCTTCGAGAACCGCGGCAAGGAGATCGGGGTCACGCTGCCGCACCCGCACGGGCAGATCTACGCGTTCCCGTACCTGACCCCCCGTACGCAGGCGATGCTCCGAGAGGCCGCCGCCTACCGCGAGCGCACCGGCGGGAACCTGCTGGCCGACGTCGTCGCGGCGGAGCGCCGCGCCGGCACCCGCGTGATCCTCGAGACGGAGCACTGGACCGCCTACGTGCCGGCCGCGGCCCGCTGGCCCGTCGAGGTCCACCTCGCGCCGCACCGCGACGTCCCGGACCTCCCGTCGCTCACCGACGCCGAACGCGACGACCTCGCGGTGACCTACCTCGAGCTGCTGCGCCGGCTCGACCGGTTCTTCGTCGAGCCCGACGGCACACCGATCCCCCTGCCGTACATCGCCGGGTGGCACCAGGCGGTGACCGGCGAGGGCCGCGAGCTCGGCCGCCTGCACCTCCAGGTGTTCTCGGTGCTGCGCGCCCCCGGCAAGCTCAAGTACCTCGCGGGCGTCGAGTCCGGGATGGCCGCGTGGATCAGCGACACCACGCCCGAGCGGGTCGCGGCGCGGCTGCAGGAGCTCGGCCGATGAGCGCCCGGTGGATCCCCGCCTGGACCGGTGACGAGGGTGCCGCCCGCGCGCTCGCGGCGTTCGCTGCGCGCTTCGGTACCGACGGCGTCGCCCCGACCGTCTGGTCGGCGCCGGGCCGGGTCAACCTCATCGGTGAGCACACCGACTACAACGGCGGGCTCTGCCTGCCGATCGCCCTGCCGCACCGCACCTACGTCGCGCTCCGGCCGGCGCCAGCGGGCAGCGACGTCGTCCGCCTGGCATCGGCGCAGGAGCCGGGCGCAGGGCTGGTCGAGATGCACCTGGCCGACGTCGGCCCAGGGACCGTCGACGGCTGGACCGCGTACGTGCTCGGGGTGGCCTGGGCGCTCCGGCAGCCCGGTGCGCTCCCGACCGGGTCCGACGCCTCGGCGATCGGCGGCTTCGACGCCGTCGTGGACTCGTGCGTGCCGTACGGAGCTGGCCTGTCGTCGTCCGCGGCGCTCGAGGCCTCGGTCGCCGTGGCGCTCGACGCGACCGCCCACCTCGGGTTGGCCGGCCCGGCCGACGACCCGGACGACGCGGGCCGGGCGCTGCTCGCCGCGGCGTGCGTGCGCGCCGAGAACGAGGTCGCGGGCGCCCCGACGGGCGGCATGGACCAGTCGGCGTCCCTCCGGGCGCGGGCGGGCCACGCACTGCTCCTCGACTGCCTCGACGGCTCGGTCCGCCAGGTGCCGTTCGACCTGGCGGCCGACGGTCTCGCGCTCCTCGTCATCGACACCCGCGCCGAGCACGCGCTGGTCGACGGCCAGTACGCGGCCCGACGCACCACGTGCGAGACAGCGGCGGCACGGCTCGGTCTCGGGACCCTGCGCGAGATCCACGGGACCGACGGTCTCGCCGCCGCTCTCGCGACGCTCGCGGCCGACGGGGCTGCTGAGGCCGACATCGCGGTCCGCCGCGTGCGCCACGTGGTCACCGAGATCGCGCGGGTCGAGGAGTTCGTCGCGCTGCTCGACGCCGGGAAGGTCCACGAGGTCGGTCCGCTCATGGACGCGTCGCACGCCTCGCTGCGGGACGACTACGAGGTCTCGTGCCGCGAGCTCGACCTCGCGGTGGCGACCGCCCGGTCGGCCGGCGCGCTCGGGGCCCGGATGACGGGCGGCGGCTTCGGCGGATCGGCGATCGCCCTCGTCGAGGCCGACGCGGTCGAACCGGTCGCGGCCGCGATCGCAGCGGCCTTCGACTCCGCGGGGCTCACTGCTCCGACGTTCCTGCTCTCCCCGCCGTCGGCGCCCGCGGGGTAGGAGTCATACCACGGGGGGATTTTCCGGGCGCCGATACGTCGATAGGTTGCGCGTGCGGGGGCGACGGGTGTCGCCCCCGTCCATGACCACTCGAGGGGCAGCGCTGTGGGCATCACACGCAGGTACATCTTCCCGACCGTGCGCATCCTCCTGTGGGCGGTCATCGCCGTGGCGCTCGTCAAGATGGCGTTCACCGGCGCAGACATCACCCCGGCCGCCGACCCGCTGCGCCCGACGGCCGAGATCGTCGAGCCGCACGTGGCAGCCTCGGCGGGCACGATCACCAACACGGTGACGGTCAAGGCCGCCGTCGTTGCCGACGCCGGGACCTCCGTGCGTGCGACGCTCGCCGGCACGGTGACGAAGCTGCTCGCGAAGGACGGCCAGCAGGTCGACGCCGGCACGGCGATCCTCGTGATCACCCTCGAGACCCCGGTGGACCCGACGGTCACGACGAACGCCGAGACGGGCGTCCAGACCGTCACCGAGAACAAGCCGAAGATCACGACGGCGACGATCAAGGCCCCGCATGCGGGCACCCTCACGCTCCCGACGCTCAAGGACCAGGTCGTCTCGGTGGGGGACGTCGTCGCGACGGTGTCCCCCGGGACGATGTCGGTGTCCGGGACCCTGACGCCCGACCAGCAGTACCGGCTGCTCGGCGCACCGGCCGACGCCAAGGTGTCGCTCAAGGGCGGACCGGCGCCGTTCACGTGCACAAACCTGCGTATCGGCGCCGCCGCCCCGACCACCGGGACCACCGACTCGACCCAGGTCGCGGACACCGGCACGAGCACGGCCCAGCCTGCGTCCGGCGTGGTCACGTGCGCGATCCCCGCAGGCGTCATCGCGTTCCCGGGGCTGGGCGCCGACATGGCCATCACGAACGGCACCGCCGAGAACGCCGTCGTCGTCCCGGTCACCTCGGTCCAGGGGTCGGTGCAGAACGGGAACGTGTGGGTGGTGCAGCCGGACGGCACGTCCGTGTCCAAGGCCGTGACGCTCGGCCTCACCGACGGCGAGACGGTCCAGATCGTCGAGGGCCTCGCGCTGGGCGACGAGATCCTGCAGTTCATCCCCGTCGGGGAGGGCGGCGTGCCCGACTGCAACGACCCGGCATCGTTCGACCCGGTGAAGTGCGCCGGATGAGCCTCCTCGAGCTGACCGACGTCACGCGGTCCGTCCGGCTGCCCGACGACCGGGTCCTGCACATCCTGCGCGGCATCACGCTGTCGGTCGACGCCGGCGAGCACATCTCCGTGGTCGGCCGCTCGGGCACAGGCAAGTCCACGCTGCTGAACATCCTCGGGCTGCTCGACGAGCCGACCTCGGGCGACTACCTCCTCGAGGGGACGGCCGTCACCCGGCTGTCGGGCCGCCGCCGGGCCCGACGACGCGGGGACGCCTTCGGCTTCGTCTTCCAGCAGTTCAACCTGCTCCCGGGCCGCACCGCGCTCGAGAACGTCGCCGCCCCGCTGATGTACGCGCGCGGGAGCGCGTTCTGGCGCAGGTTCCGCCTCGCCGCCGACATGCTCGACCGCGTCGGGCTCGGCGACCGTCTCGACGAGATGCCCGACAAGCTCTCGGGCGGCGAGCAGCAGCGTGTCGCGATCGCCCGCGCGCTCGTGCGCAGCCCGCGCGTGATCCTCGCCGACGAGCCGACAGGTGCGCTCGACGTCGACACGGGCGGGGAGATCATGAGCCTGCTCGACGAGATCGCGTCGCAGACCGGCGCAGCGCTGATCGCCATCACGCACGACCTCGCCGTCGCCGCGCGTGCCCAGCGGCACTACCGGCTCGCGGAGGGCGTGCTCGTGCCCATCACCCTCAACGCACCCGGCCGGATCACCGAGTGGGTCGGCGACGTCCCGACCGACCGGCCCGACGACGCCGTCACGACGCTCTCGTGAGCGGCATCGTCGGCACGATCGTCGAGGCCTGGGACGAGCTGCGGATCCACAAGCTGCGCGTCCTGCTCGCGCTCATCGGGGTCGCGGTCGCCGTCACCGCGATCACCGGCGTCACCGCCGTGGTGCAGATGATGAACCAGGCGTTCAAGGAGTCCGCCGACCGCCAGAGCGGCCGGTCCGTGACGATCGACCTGTACGCGTGGCCGACGGGCGCCGGGGGGACGACGCCGCCGACCGCCGAGCAGTACGCCACCGAGTTCGACCGGATCGTCGAGCGGTACGACATCACGTATGCGACCCGACATGTGGGCGGACCGATGCGGTTCCGGTTCCCCACCGGCACGGCCATCGTGAACGCGCAGGTCGTCGACCCCGACTTCGGGGTCATCACGCGCTTCCGGACGACCCAGGGCCGCTGGTTCACCGACGCGGACACCCAGCGGTTCGCACCGGTCGCCGTCGTCAACGAGGCGTTCCTCGCCGCGCTCGGCGTGACCGACCTGTCATCGCACCCGACGGTCCTGCTCGGGACCGACACCCCGGTGCGCACCGAGGTGATCGGCGCCTACCACGACGAGTGGAGCGATGCTCCGCCGTCGGCGTACCTGCTCTACGACCACGTGACCCGGTGGGGGCTGCTCGGAGCCGACATGGCCAACCAGACGCCGACCTTCAAGGTGTGGGTGCCGCCGGACCTCGCCGCGGAGCTGCGTCCCCTGCTCAAGCGTGACCTCGCCGGAGCGCTCCCCGGCACGCAGGTCGAGGTGCCAGAGCCGTACACCGGCCAGAACGTGCTCGACGGCGCGACCCGGTGGGTCGTCCTGGGCATCGGCGGGTTCTCGCTGCTGCTGGGCGGGCTCGGTCTCGTCAACATCGCGCTCGTCACCGTGCGGTTCCGGATCCGGGAGATCGGCATCCGCCGCAGCTTCGGGGCGACGTCGGGCCGCGTCTTCTTCGGGGTCCTCATGGAGTCCGTGGTGGCGACGGTGGTCGCCGGTGTGGTGGGCGTCGTGATCGCCGTCGCGGTGATCAAGAACATCCCCATCGAGAAAGTGTTCGGCGGAAGCATCGAGGACGTCCCGCCGTTCCCCGTCGCAGCGGCCGTCACGGGCATGGTCTGCGCGACGACGGTCGGCGCGCTGGCCGGTCTGATCCCCGCGATCGTGGCCGTCCGCGTCAAGGTCATCGACGCGATCCGCTACTGACCCGGGGTCACCACCCCGACCGTCGCGGCGCTGCGTGCGGGCGCGCCGAGCTGGCAGGGCTACAGGTCGTAGGTCGCCACGAGCGGGGCGTGGTCGCTCCACCGCGTGTCGTAGGACGGCGCCCGGTCGACGTCGACCGCCACCGCCGCGTCGGCAAGGTCCGGCGTCACCAGCTGGTAGTCGATGCGCCAGCCGGAGTCCGTGTCGAACGCCTTGCCGCGCCACGACCACCACGTGTACGGCCCGGGGCCCTCTCCGCCGAGCTCGCGACCGAGGTCGTGCCACCCGAGGTCGTCGAACCACCGGTCGAGGTAGGCGCGCTCCTCGGGGAGGAACCCGGCAGCCTTGAGGTTGCCCTTCCAGTTCTTGATGTCGACGTTGCGGTGCGCGATGTTGAGGTCGCCCGCGACGACCACGAGCCCGCCACCTTCCGCGAGCTCGCCGAGCCGGGCCGTGACCCGGTCGAGGAACGCGTACTTCTCCTCCATCGACGGCGTGCCGACGGTGCCCGAGTGGATGTAGGTCGAGACGACCGTGAGTGTGCGCGCCGGCGCGGCGTCGCGCGCGGGGAGCTCGAGGTCCGCCTCGACCCAGCGGCCGGTCTCCCCCGGGACGTCGGAGCCGAGGCCGATGCGGACCGCGCTCATCGGTAGGCGCGAGGCGATCGCCACCCCCGCCCGCCCCTTGAACTCGCTCTCCTGGTGGGCGAGGTCCCACTCGCTCGTCGGGAAGAAGTCGCTGAGGATCTCGTCCGGCGCCCGCACCTCCTGGAGCAGGAGCACGTCCGGCGTGCGGGTCTGGATCCACGGACCCATGCCGCGCTTGAACGCGGCCCTGATCCCGTTCACGTTGGCGGTCGCGATCGTCAGCACGGGCCTATCCAACCCCACGGGACCCACACCACGTCACGACCGTCCGCCGCTCGCCCGTCGACGTGCGCCCTGGGCGCTGCCTCCCGGCGGGCGACCGTCGTCCGGACACGGCACCGCCCGGGTGCCGATGCTCCGAGGAGCGCCGGCACCCGGGCGGTCACCTTCCGCGCGTCAGGGCCTGTGCACCCGGACCGTCAGCACGGAGCTGCTCGTCGTGCCCGCGGCGTTCGCGAGCTCGGCGCGGTACGTGTGCTTGCCCACCGACCGACCCGTGACCGTCGTCGAGGCCGACTGCGGGCCGAGGCCCGCGCTCGCGGACATCGCCTGGGTGTCGATCAGGACGCCGTCCTCGTAGAGCCGGTACGTCGTGGCGGGAGTTCCCCACCACTTCACGGCGGTCACCGTGTACGTGCCGTTGCCGTCCCAGTTGTCGGAGAACAGGTGCGGCTTGCCGGGGCTGGCATCGGTGACCTTCACCGTGACCGAGGTGGTCGCCGTCGTGCCCTTGAGGTTCGACAGCTCGCCGGTGTACACGTACGTGCCGTTGACCCGGCCCGTCAGGTGCACCTCGACGTGCTGCGCGTTCGGCGTGCCGTCCACGAGGGACTCGGTGTGGATCAGCACGCCGTTCTCGTAGAGCGTGAACGTCGTGCCGTTCTGACCCCGGCGCAGATCCGCCGAGATCGTGTAGTCACCGTCGTGCAGACCGCGGGGCCAGCCGTTGTCGCTGGTCAGGACGGCCCGCCCGGGTGCCTTCGGCGGGATCGGGACTCCGGGGGCCACGGTCACGGGGATCGTGACCGTCGTGCCCGAGGGGGCGGCGACCAGGCGCAGCGTCGCTGCCCCGACGACGTCCCGGGGGACGACGACGGACACCTGGGCGGCACCTGCCGTCACCGGCACCTGCACCGGCGCTGCGGCGCTCCCGACCCAGGAGGCCGTGAGCGTCGTGTTGGCGGGGCTGCCGAGCGACGTCAGGTCCAGCTTGGCGACCCCGAACGCGAGGGTGTCGTCCTGCGTCGCTGCGCTCGGCAGGCCGGTGACCTGCACGGCGTGCCGGGCGAAGCTCGGCGACACCGGCTGGTTGGCCGTCAGGTAGGCGATCCACGCGTCCCGGTCCACGAGGCCCGAGTCACGCACGTCGGTCGCCGACGTGAAGATCCGGAAGTTGTCGCCGCCCGTCGCGAGGAAGTTGAACGTGCCGACCCGGTAGGACGCCGTCGGGTCGAGCGCTGCCCCGTTGATCGTCACCGAGGTGATGCGGCTGCCTGCGGCGAGCGACGCGTCGTAGGTGTACGACACGTTGTCCGACAGGCCGAGCTGCAGGTAGGGCCGCGACGGCACGGTGCCGTCGGGGTTGGTCTGCCACTGCTGCTCGAGCATCGTCTTGAACTGCGCTCCCGTGAGCGAGACCGTCCACAGGTTGTTGAGGAACGGCAGGACCGCGTTCGCCTGGGCGTACGTGATCTGGCCGTCCAGCGCCGGACCGGCGGGGCTGTAGGACGACTGCTTCGCGAACAGGTCGCTCCGCAGGCCGCCCGGGTTGACGACGCCGATCTGGGCGCCGCCGCGCAGCGGGTCGCTGAGCGAGGCGCGCAGCGAGTTCGCAACGAGGTTGCCCAAGGTCGACTCCGACGCGCGGTCGTCGCGCGAGGTGCCGATGTAGGCCGTCGTGATGTCGGCCGTGAGCGAGCCCACGACCTTGTTGCCCTCGACCGCTGCGCTGGCGATCGCCGCGTCGACGATCGTCTTGACGGCTGCGGCCCGCGGGTACGTCGCGACCAGCGTGGCGGCCGGCGTCGTCGTGCGGGCCACGTTCGTCGCCTTGTATGCGATGACGTCGTCCGTGGCGTTGTCGATCGTCAGTGTGATCTCACCGACGAACGCCCCGTAGGAGCCCGTCTGCAGGATCGGCCGGGTGGCGGTCGTCGATCCGGGGACCGGTGCGTCCCACGCGTACACCTTGTGGGTGTGGCCCGTGAAGATCGCGTCGACCTTGGCATCGGTCTGCGTGACGATCTTTGCGAACGCGCCGCCGGCGGCTATCTCCTGCTCGAGCGTCGCCCCGTCGGGAGTGCCGGCACCGGCACCCTCGTGGTACTCGGCCACGAACACGTCGGCCTCGCCGTTGGCCTCGTTGCCGTCGCTCAGCTGAGCGACGACGCGGTTGACGGCGTCGACCGGGTCACCGAAGTCGAGCCCCGAGATGCCCGTGGGTGTCACGAGCGCCGGGGCCTCCTGGGTGACGGCCCCGATGACGGCCAGGCGCTTGCCTGCCACGTCGAGGACCTTGTACTCGGGCAGCGCGGGGGTCGTGGTGCCCTTGAGGTAGACGTTCGCCCCGAGGTAGGCCCAGGTCGCGTTCGTCCCGCCCGCGATGACCCGGTCCGTGAGGTCGGCGAAACCGCCGTCGAGCTCGTGGTTGCCGACCGCCGACGCCTTCAGACCGAGTGCGTTGAGCACGTCGATCGTGGGCTGGTCCTTGGCGACCGACGACGCGAACAGGGTGGCGCCGATGTTGTCGCCCGCCGAGAGCAGGACCGTGTTGCCCTCACCCTTGGCCGCGCGCTCCTGCTCGATCGTCCCGGCGAAGTTGACGGTGTTGGCGTCGATCCGGCCGTGGAAGTCGTTGATGTTCAGCAGGGTCACGTCGGTCGTCGGGGGTGCGAGGTTGGCCTTGAGGCCGAGGATGACCGGGTCGTGGTCCGAGGACGCGAACGGGTCAGACGCGTAGAACAGCGTGCCGTGGTAGTTGTACCGGCTGTACTCGAGGGCGATCGACTCCGGGGAGTTGATCGACCAGATGGTCGAGCCCGTCGAGCGCGCCATCATCGCGTCGTTCACGAGCACGTGGTCCAGCGAGCCCGACAGCCCCGAGAAGCTGTACGAGTACTCCCCCGTCGCGAAGTGCGAGGTGGCGTCGGTGTAGCCCGCCGAGTACAGCACCTGCAGCGGGTCCTCCTGGGTGTAGGAGTTGAAGTCGCCGAGCAGCGCGGCTGCCGTCACCGGGGTCGTCGTGTACGACGCCAGCACGGTCGGGACCCACGCCGCGAGCGCGGTGGCCTGCGCGACGCGGGACGCGTTGGACGCGCCCTGGCCGTCGCCGGAGTCCACGTCGCCCGGCAGGGGACCACCCGAGCCCTTCGACTTGAGGTGGTTGACGGCGACGAAGAACGGCTCGCCGCCTCCGGCCGGGGTGAAGGCTTGGCCGATCGGCTCACGCGCGTTCGCGAACGCCTGACCGTCGGCGC contains:
- the galT gene encoding galactose-1-phosphate uridylyltransferase translates to MTDPARLARVRRTATHLADGRELIYFDDSEPYVSGGATRRLDDPRPLGDRFEAATSGDAGGAAAPVQGPEMRRDPLTGDWIPMASHRMNRTFLPAADSCPLCPARPDAEYSDGEVPDTDYDVAVFENRFPALMRIPGVTLDDGWRVDDDPLWPALPAAGRCEVVCFSSDHTSSFADLTSARVRTIIEAWADRTTELSALPGIEQVFCFENRGKEIGVTLPHPHGQIYAFPYLTPRTQAMLREAAAYRERTGGNLLADVVAAERRAGTRVILETEHWTAYVPAAARWPVEVHLAPHRDVPDLPSLTDAERDDLAVTYLELLRRLDRFFVEPDGTPIPLPYIAGWHQAVTGEGRELGRLHLQVFSVLRAPGKLKYLAGVESGMAAWISDTTPERVAARLQELGR
- a CDS encoding DeoR/GlpR family DNA-binding transcription regulator: MLAPQRQDRILAQIRALGAVRVTDLVDELDVSDMTVRRDIAELARAGLVRRVHGGAVTPEPPARSTHEPGFETKRTWAAAEKAAIAREALATIEPGQAIALSAGTTTHLLAELIAADLTLRPLTVVTNSLPVADALHHAADSSGHSALEVILTGGVRTPSDALVGPVADAAIERLRVDRVFLGVHGLDRHGATTPNLLEAATDQALVASAARLTVLADHTKWGVVGLARIASLDEIDLLLSDDGLPMDARTVLEDTVGQLLLATTPAMPTASTPPSPEDL
- a CDS encoding P-loop NTPase produces the protein MSALTDPAQLADAVRATLVGVIDPEIRRPITDLGMVRSVEVTPGGAVDGGPLVTVGLDLTTQGCPLKDTLTKDITAAARTVEGVTDVRVAMGVMSPEQRTELRTMLRGGSPEPVIPFSLPTSLTKVYAIASGKGGVGKSSVTANLACAMAADGLRVGIVDADIYGFSIPRMLGVTRPPTKVDDMLLPPIAYDVKVVSIGMFVPAGQPVVWRGPMLHRALQQFLADVFWGDLDVLLLDLPPGTGDIAISVAQLLPSSELLVVTTPQVAAAEVAERAGSVALQTRQHVVGVLENMSWLVQPDGSRLELFGSGGGAVVAENLSRAMGAPVPLLGQVPLDMALREAGDEGMPIVLADPDSPSAVVLRSVARTLAARSRGLAGRSLGLSPVAH
- the galK gene encoding galactokinase, with protein sequence MSARWIPAWTGDEGAARALAAFAARFGTDGVAPTVWSAPGRVNLIGEHTDYNGGLCLPIALPHRTYVALRPAPAGSDVVRLASAQEPGAGLVEMHLADVGPGTVDGWTAYVLGVAWALRQPGALPTGSDASAIGGFDAVVDSCVPYGAGLSSSAALEASVAVALDATAHLGLAGPADDPDDAGRALLAAACVRAENEVAGAPTGGMDQSASLRARAGHALLLDCLDGSVRQVPFDLAADGLALLVIDTRAEHALVDGQYAARRTTCETAAARLGLGTLREIHGTDGLAAALATLAADGAAEADIAVRRVRHVVTEIARVEEFVALLDAGKVHEVGPLMDASHASLRDDYEVSCRELDLAVATARSAGALGARMTGGGFGGSAIALVEADAVEPVAAAIAAAFDSAGLTAPTFLLSPPSAPAG
- a CDS encoding DUF1003 domain-containing protein — its product is MAERLDTPKENRRTLLPKVQVDQDAFGKIAEGIARFMGTPRFLAYMTVFVVVWLGWNSVGPIALRFDSKLYGFTLLTLMLSLQASYSAPLILLAQNRQVDRDRVAAEQDRQGAERNLADTEFLAREIAALRIALSEVATRDFVRGELRDLLEELAAERANGGDTDRASGTETRPGSPSA
- a CDS encoding CBS domain-containing protein, translated to MSSAGTRVFVARLAGTAVFDPIGDQVGRTRDVVMLIRDNSVPRAVGLVVEVPGRRRVFLPLTRVTSIDVGQVISTGLVNMRRFEQRGSETLAIGELLDRTVQFVDGSGSASIEDIAIEQQRNGDWFATQLFVRRHVAGKGGLLRRRGETLVVPTSDVTGLAHGGHAQGAALLLASYEDLKPADLADVLHDMSTTRRLQVASALDNERLADILEELPEDDQVAILSGLERGRAADVLEAMQPDDAADLLGELTDEQAAELLGLMEPEEARDVRRLLAYEDNTAGGLMTTEPVILGPETSIATALAHVRRQDLAPALASMVFVARQPLETPTGRFLGVVHLQRMLREAPHESIGAIMDSDIDAVTAEAPLLQVTRLLATYNLLAVPVVDGEKRLLGAVSVDDVLDHLLPEDWRGLDDEPPAAAATQGPTPDDGRTGGTRG